A genomic region of Brevibacillus sp. JNUCC-41 contains the following coding sequences:
- a CDS encoding DUF6157 family protein → MSYKNTLITISEDSKVTSAKVPVIKNEKPTIAYIEHELINNNPYKFTQEDVQFKTYLIKNQIEEENAAELRERFFSKSKACFRASPLVKNYGWGIHYNNQGKIAIYDAKSERYNQLLNQVDITKLKGMRSKRK, encoded by the coding sequence ATGAGTTATAAGAACACACTTATTACCATTTCAGAGGATTCAAAAGTTACTTCAGCAAAGGTACCTGTCATCAAAAACGAAAAACCCACAATTGCTTATATTGAGCATGAATTAATTAATAATAACCCATATAAATTTACACAAGAAGACGTACAATTCAAAACATACTTAATCAAGAATCAAATAGAAGAGGAAAATGCAGCGGAACTTCGAGAACGGTTCTTTTCAAAATCCAAAGCTTGCTTCAGGGCTTCTCCGTTAGTGAAAAATTATGGGTGGGGAATTCATTATAATAATCAAGGAAAAATTGCCATATATGATGCTAAAAGTGAAAGGTATAACCAATTGCTGAATCAAGTCGACATTACAAAACTTAAAGGGATGCGTTCCAAAAGAAAATAA
- a CDS encoding SDR family oxidoreductase, translated as MMGQVKGKIAIITGVSRLKGIGAAICKELAETGYDIFFTYWTAYDKKMPWSIESDEPMKLKEELIKKGVKVSCMELDLTSYDAPEQLINEVSEQLGYPDILINNAAYSTNNDFSNLTAEELDKHYMVNVRATTLLSSKFAQRFDKKSGGRIINITSGQSKGPMPGELAYATTKGAVDALTITLSAELAPLGITVNAINPGPTDTGWMTEEIQSKLKPMFPFGRIGKPRDVAKTIKFLVSDEADWITGQVIHAEGGFKR; from the coding sequence ATGATGGGCCAAGTAAAAGGGAAAATTGCCATTATTACGGGAGTAAGCCGGCTTAAGGGGATTGGGGCTGCTATTTGTAAGGAGTTAGCTGAAACGGGTTACGATATATTTTTTACTTATTGGACGGCATATGATAAAAAAATGCCTTGGAGTATTGAATCAGATGAGCCCATGAAATTAAAAGAAGAATTAATAAAAAAGGGGGTTAAGGTATCATGTATGGAGTTGGATTTAACTTCATATGATGCACCTGAACAACTTATAAATGAAGTTTCTGAACAACTTGGTTATCCTGATATCTTGATTAATAACGCAGCATACTCAACTAACAACGATTTTTCAAATTTGACTGCCGAAGAATTGGATAAACATTACATGGTAAATGTTCGTGCAACGACACTATTAAGCAGTAAATTTGCTCAAAGGTTTGATAAGAAATCAGGCGGAAGAATTATCAACATTACATCAGGTCAGTCAAAAGGACCGATGCCCGGCGAATTAGCATATGCAACAACAAAAGGAGCAGTTGATGCTCTAACCATCACTTTGTCGGCTGAACTCGCCCCTTTAGGAATAACGGTTAATGCAATAAACCCAGGTCCAACTGATACAGGTTGGATGACAGAGGAAATACAAAGTAAATTAAAACCGATGTTTCCTTTCGGCAGAATAGGAAAACCGAGGGATGTTGCAAAAACTATTAAGTTTTTAGTGAGCGATGAAGCAGATTGGATTACAGGGCAGGTTATTCATGCAGAAGGTGGATTTAAAAGGTAA
- a CDS encoding fumarylacetoacetate hydrolase family protein: protein MHVLQKTQKIVRYQNQQGNIHYGIVEDEMILQLSSSFAELVNKEIKYDGVELKYSDVKILEPVKPSKVVNFGWTYAGHAKETGGEANLVEPFLFLKPLSSLIADKEKIILPPNELSNQVELEGEVALVIGKRGKNIKEEDALDYVFGCTIFNDVTARDLTKKDPQFTRGKGFDTFGPLGPCIVTGVDPTNLRIVTTLNGRVVQDGNTNEMSLSIPFLISWLSQVMTLEPGDILATGSPSGSCPIKSGDEVVVEVENIGRLTNDVQ from the coding sequence ATGCATGTGCTACAAAAAACACAAAAAATAGTTCGCTATCAGAATCAACAGGGCAATATACATTACGGTATTGTTGAGGATGAAATGATATTACAACTGTCTAGCAGTTTTGCTGAACTTGTCAACAAGGAAATAAAGTATGACGGGGTAGAGCTGAAATATAGTGACGTAAAAATTCTGGAACCTGTAAAACCTTCGAAAGTTGTTAATTTCGGCTGGACATATGCAGGTCATGCAAAGGAAACAGGGGGAGAGGCGAACCTTGTAGAACCATTTCTATTCTTAAAGCCGTTATCTTCGCTTATTGCAGATAAGGAGAAAATTATCCTTCCGCCAAACGAGCTATCCAACCAAGTTGAACTTGAAGGGGAAGTAGCCTTGGTGATTGGAAAGCGCGGAAAAAACATCAAAGAAGAAGATGCGCTTGATTATGTGTTCGGTTGCACGATATTTAATGACGTCACAGCAAGAGATCTTACAAAAAAGGATCCACAGTTTACGCGGGGCAAAGGATTTGATACGTTCGGACCTTTGGGACCGTGCATCGTTACCGGGGTAGATCCCACTAATTTGCGGATTGTGACCACTTTAAACGGCCGCGTTGTCCAGGACGGAAACACCAATGAAATGTCTCTAAGCATTCCGTTTCTAATCAGCTGGCTTTCACAGGTAATGACACTGGAGCCAGGTGACATTCTGGCCACGGGTTCACCATCTGGCAGCTGCCCGATCAAGTCGGGGGATGAGGTCGTTGTTGAAGTCGAGAACATCGGTCGCTTAACTAATGATGTTCAGTAA
- a CDS encoding HAD family hydrolase, which yields MTQSLIFDMDGTLFQTDKILEISLQETFDHLRNLSLWEQKTPIEKYREIMGVPLPVVWETLLPEHSGEIRQQANELFHEKLITNINVGNGTLYPYVKEVFGHLKDNDCAIYIASNGQIEYLNAIVKYYHLDNWVTETFSIQHIQSQNKSDLVHAIVNKYNVEKGAVIGDRLSDIKAAKDNSLVAIGCNFDFAQENELAQADIIINSLVELKSVLEKIK from the coding sequence ATGACACAATCATTGATTTTTGATATGGATGGTACATTATTTCAAACAGATAAAATTTTAGAAATATCCCTTCAAGAAACATTTGATCATTTGAGGAATTTGAGTTTGTGGGAGCAAAAAACGCCCATTGAAAAATATCGAGAAATTATGGGAGTACCTTTACCAGTTGTATGGGAAACCTTATTACCTGAACATTCGGGTGAAATCAGACAACAAGCAAATGAATTATTCCACGAGAAATTAATTACTAATATTAATGTAGGTAATGGTACTTTATATCCGTATGTAAAGGAAGTTTTTGGCCATTTAAAGGATAATGATTGTGCAATATACATAGCAAGCAATGGGCAAATAGAATATTTAAATGCAATCGTAAAGTATTATCATTTAGATAATTGGGTTACGGAAACATTTAGTATACAACACATACAATCTCAAAATAAGTCAGATTTAGTACATGCAATAGTGAACAAATATAATGTTGAAAAAGGTGCTGTAATTGGTGATCGCTTATCAGATATTAAAGCAGCAAAAGATAATAGTTTAGTAGCGATAGGGTGTAATTTTGATTTTGCTCAAGAAAATGAGCTTGCGCAAGCAGATATCATCATTAACAGCTTAGTTGAATTGAAATCAGTTTTAGAAAAAATTAAATGA
- a CDS encoding DNA alkylation repair protein, with amino-acid sequence MNLEMVMQELEALGKERTKKIYISNGAHEPLFGVATGAMKPIAKKIKISHHLAEELYSTGNYDAMYFAGIIADPKAMTESDYDRWMDAAYFYMLSDFVVAVTLAESDIAQEVADKWIASGEELRMSAGWSCYCWLLGNRLDVEFSESKISDMLDSVKNTIHDSPERTKSAMNNFLYTVGISYLPLHEKAVETAKAIGIVEVKRDKKKNSFLNAYESIQKEVDKGRLGFKRKYVRC; translated from the coding sequence ATGAATTTAGAGATGGTTATGCAGGAACTTGAAGCCCTTGGCAAGGAACGAACTAAAAAAATATACATATCCAATGGTGCGCATGAGCCGCTTTTTGGCGTGGCTACAGGCGCTATGAAACCAATCGCAAAGAAAATAAAAATAAGTCACCATTTAGCTGAAGAGCTTTATTCGACGGGGAACTACGATGCTATGTACTTTGCAGGCATTATTGCAGATCCAAAAGCCATGACTGAGTCGGATTATGATCGTTGGATGGATGCTGCGTATTTTTATATGCTGTCCGATTTTGTAGTGGCCGTAACTTTAGCAGAGTCGGATATTGCACAAGAAGTTGCTGATAAATGGATCGCAAGCGGTGAAGAGCTGAGAATGTCGGCGGGCTGGAGTTGCTACTGCTGGCTTTTAGGGAACCGGCTTGACGTTGAATTTTCAGAAAGCAAGATTTCCGATATGCTTGATAGTGTGAAGAATACGATTCACGATTCGCCAGAACGAACGAAATCCGCCATGAATAATTTTCTATACACCGTGGGGATTTCATATTTGCCACTCCATGAAAAGGCAGTCGAGACTGCAAAGGCAATAGGAATAGTAGAAGTCAAACGGGACAAGAAAAAAAACAGTTTTCTAAATGCTTACGAAAGTATTCAAAAAGAAGTCGATAAAGGAAGGCTTGGTTTTAAACGCAAATATGTAAGATGTTAA
- a CDS encoding tetratricopeptide repeat-containing glycosyltransferase family 2 protein — protein MGGISISLCMIVRDEEESLSNCLASVRELVDEIIIIDTGSKDNTKQIASTFTDHVYDFEWIDDFSAARNFAFSKATKDYIFWLDADDILTEENKEKFSTLKKELPPHFDSVMMFYHLSFDGNGNPSFSSRRNRLVKREKNFQWIGFVHEYLEVTGHTFQSDIAIHHKKEKSFNDRNLRIYNKALQSGIDFSPRDKYYYANECKDHGLYDDAIKWYRKFLDEGKGWSEDNIQACGKLADCHIQLKEWSSAVQSCLKSFEYDTPRGEICCRLGYIHMEQHEYEPSIFWYNLATQIEIPETKSPFIERNCYTWLPHIQLCVCFDRIGKLEESKRHNELAAEYLPDHPSVLYNRSYFQSIEQKEKS, from the coding sequence ATGGGCGGGATTTCAATTAGTTTATGCATGATTGTAAGGGATGAAGAAGAGTCACTTTCTAACTGTCTTGCTTCAGTTAGGGAACTAGTTGATGAAATTATTATCATTGATACAGGATCAAAAGATAACACAAAACAAATTGCCTCAACCTTCACTGATCATGTTTATGATTTTGAATGGATAGATGACTTTTCGGCTGCGAGAAACTTCGCTTTTTCTAAAGCGACAAAAGACTATATATTCTGGCTTGATGCGGATGATATTTTAACAGAAGAAAATAAGGAGAAATTTTCAACCCTGAAAAAAGAGCTTCCACCTCACTTCGATTCTGTCATGATGTTTTATCATCTATCTTTTGATGGGAATGGAAACCCCAGCTTCAGTTCCAGGCGGAACCGGCTCGTAAAACGGGAAAAGAACTTCCAATGGATAGGATTCGTTCATGAGTATCTTGAAGTAACCGGACACACATTTCAATCGGATATTGCCATACATCATAAAAAGGAAAAAAGCTTTAATGATCGTAATTTGCGAATTTACAACAAGGCCCTTCAATCAGGAATTGATTTTTCACCGCGCGACAAATATTACTATGCAAATGAATGCAAAGACCATGGTTTATATGATGATGCCATCAAGTGGTATCGTAAATTTCTTGATGAGGGTAAAGGATGGAGTGAGGATAACATTCAAGCATGCGGCAAGTTGGCAGACTGCCATATTCAATTAAAAGAATGGAGTTCAGCAGTCCAGAGCTGTTTAAAGTCTTTCGAGTACGATACACCAAGAGGGGAAATCTGCTGTCGGCTCGGATACATCCATATGGAGCAGCATGAATATGAACCCTCCATATTCTGGTATAATCTAGCGACACAAATAGAAATACCAGAAACAAAAAGCCCCTTTATCGAGCGGAATTGTTATACATGGCTGCCGCATATTCAGCTTTGCGTATGTTTTGACCGTATCGGCAAGTTAGAAGAATCAAAAAGACATAATGAGTTGGCTGCTGAATACTTGCCTGATCACCCTTCTGTCCTCTATAACCGCAGTTACTTTCAGAGTATCGAACAAAAGGAAAAAAGCTAA
- a CDS encoding collagen-like triple helix repeat-containing protein gives MPEFFDGRTSQNASYANSINIPTSSAYQLFGQVGLNVSEANPTSMIRVQFDGIITLKVNPEASVPVHFVEIKIVRGTNPNANIIFSGIKTMVLNGSEVGSQEYAFSASDYNVPKGSGLLVYTAFVRNITGSADTDVTRVGPESFNASASGITGATGNPGATGATGATGATGATGNPGATGATGATGSTGATGNPGATGATGATGVTGAMGDPGATGSTGATGDPGAAGATGVTGATGAAGATGATGSTGATGAAGETGSTGATGSTGATGSTGAAGSTGVTGATGDPGVTGATGATGDQGATGATGATGATGATGVTGATGDPGATGVTGATGAAGSTGATGATGSTGATGATGATGATGSTGATGATGAAGVTGSTGATGSTGAAGATGATGSTGATGATGSTGATGSTGATGATGATGSTGVTGATGAAGSTGATGVTGATGDPGATGSTGSTGATGTTGAAGSTGAAGATGSTGSTGAAGATGSTGATGSTGAAGVTGSTGATGSTGAAGVTGSTGATGTTGATGATGATGATGSTGATGTTGTAGATGATGATGATGTTGAAGSTGATGTTGTAGATGATGTTGAVGAMGSTGATGTTGAAGVTGSTGATGTTGAVGATGSTGATGTTGAAGATGATGATGAAGSTGVTGATGAAGATGATGATGATPQLTFAEVDGPVALTTTGTETSVVTMNVPTIIGQNVKVDYAVSIDVVTTANSNFTFQTRLYRNGTLVDTRSVQRSITAAGTSRFPVASTNVNTAAITGTSTYEVRIAYTVASNVTSSSAINADINAIRFP, from the coding sequence ATGCCAGAATTCTTTGATGGAAGAACATCTCAAAATGCTTCCTATGCCAACTCCATTAACATTCCCACTTCGTCTGCTTATCAATTATTTGGACAAGTTGGCCTTAATGTTAGCGAAGCAAATCCCACTTCAATGATTCGGGTTCAATTTGACGGGATCATCACCTTAAAAGTAAATCCGGAAGCAAGTGTTCCTGTACATTTTGTTGAAATTAAAATTGTTAGAGGGACCAATCCTAATGCTAATATAATTTTTTCCGGTATTAAGACTATGGTTCTTAATGGCTCTGAGGTCGGATCTCAAGAGTACGCATTTTCAGCTTCAGATTACAATGTCCCAAAAGGTTCAGGACTTTTAGTATATACAGCTTTTGTTCGTAACATTACTGGTTCAGCTGATACAGATGTAACGCGTGTTGGCCCAGAGAGCTTTAATGCGTCAGCTAGTGGAATTACAGGCGCAACGGGAAATCCAGGAGCAACAGGAGCCACGGGAGCGACAGGAGCCACGGGAGCCACGGGAAATCCAGGAGCAACAGGAGCAACGGGTGCGACGGGATCAACGGGTGCGACAGGAAATCCAGGAGCAACAGGAGCGACAGGAGCCACAGGAGTAACGGGAGCCATGGGAGATCCAGGAGCAACAGGATCCACGGGAGCGACGGGAGATCCAGGTGCGGCAGGAGCAACCGGAGTAACGGGAGCAACAGGCGCCGCAGGAGCCACGGGTGCGACAGGATCCACCGGAGCAACAGGAGCCGCAGGAGAGACGGGATCAACGGGAGCAACAGGATCAACGGGAGCAACAGGATCCACCGGAGCAGCAGGATCCACCGGAGTAACGGGAGCGACGGGAGATCCGGGAGTAACGGGTGCAACAGGTGCGACGGGAGATCAAGGGGCCACGGGAGCCACAGGAGCGACGGGTGCAACAGGAGCCACAGGAGTCACGGGAGCGACGGGAGATCCAGGAGCAACCGGAGTAACGGGTGCAACAGGGGCCGCAGGATCCACGGGAGCCACCGGAGCCACGGGATCAACGGGTGCGACAGGAGCCACCGGAGCCACCGGAGCGACGGGATCAACGGGTGCGACAGGAGCCACCGGAGCCGCGGGAGTGACGGGATCAACGGGAGCAACAGGATCCACCGGAGCAGCAGGAGCCACAGGAGCAACAGGATCCACCGGAGCAACAGGAGCGACGGGATCAACGGGTGCAACAGGATCCACCGGAGCAACAGGAGCGACGGGAGCAACAGGATCCACCGGAGTAACGGGAGCAACAGGAGCCGCAGGATCCACGGGAGCAACCGGAGTAACGGGAGCCACCGGAGATCCAGGAGCCACGGGATCCACGGGATCCACGGGTGCAACAGGAACCACCGGAGCAGCAGGATCCACAGGAGCCGCAGGAGCCACGGGATCAACAGGATCCACCGGAGCCGCAGGAGCGACGGGATCAACGGGTGCAACAGGATCCACCGGAGCCGCGGGAGTGACGGGATCAACGGGTGCAACAGGATCCACCGGAGCCGCGGGAGTGACGGGATCAACGGGTGCAACAGGAACCACCGGAGCCACGGGTGCGACAGGAGCCACGGGTGCAACAGGATCCACCGGAGCAACAGGAACCACCGGAACAGCAGGAGCGACGGGAGCAACAGGAGCAACAGGAGCAACAGGAACCACCGGAGCCGCAGGATCCACCGGAGCAACAGGAACCACCGGAACAGCAGGAGCGACGGGAGCAACAGGAACCACCGGAGCCGTAGGAGCCATGGGATCAACGGGTGCAACAGGAACCACCGGAGCCGCGGGAGTGACGGGATCAACGGGTGCAACAGGAACCACCGGGGCCGTAGGAGCCACGGGATCAACGGGTGCAACAGGAACCACCGGAGCCGCAGGAGCAACAGGAGCGACGGGAGCAACAGGGGCCGCAGGATCCACCGGAGTAACGGGTGCAACAGGGGCCGCAGGAGCCACGGGAGCCACCGGAGCAACCGGAGCAACTCCTCAATTAACTTTTGCAGAAGTGGATGGTCCAGTCGCTCTCACAACTACTGGAACCGAAACGTCAGTGGTTACAATGAATGTACCAACTATTATTGGCCAGAACGTTAAAGTGGACTATGCGGTATCAATTGATGTGGTCACAACGGCCAACTCAAATTTCACCTTTCAAACTAGGCTATATCGTAATGGGACTTTAGTTGATACACGTTCCGTTCAAAGAAGTATAACTGCTGCAGGTACGTCAAGATTTCCTGTTGCATCTACTAATGTGAATACTGCCGCTATTACTGGAACTTCAACATATGAAGTTAGAATCGCTTATACAGTAGCATCAAATGTAACCTCTTCAAGTGCTATAAATGCCGATATTAACGCAATACGCTTTCCATAA
- a CDS encoding DUF4272 domain-containing protein — protein MRSSKNRKKRSEKILKTLKVPINKHLPLTENEEEVSLRTKEEIINRIIPLAIVSAKAMEAPPEKIEEFIDRYNANELFTEEEKKFLMKKHLNQNELIQYSWKLECIWLLLWSVNLISDIDVPANTCSAEYVFETVFLHSKKELLDKSSIKPTSDILDSLDFIYRAHWAVRDAQINHLEVPSSLDEGVVYERHYTLNWLVNYMDQEWEEISTDT, from the coding sequence ATGCGAAGTTCGAAAAATAGAAAAAAAAGGTCCGAAAAAATATTAAAGACCCTAAAGGTACCAATAAATAAACATTTACCCTTAACGGAAAATGAAGAAGAAGTTTCTCTTAGAACAAAAGAAGAGATCATTAACAGAATTATTCCTTTAGCGATAGTCTCAGCGAAAGCTATGGAGGCTCCGCCAGAAAAAATTGAGGAATTTATTGATAGATATAATGCTAACGAATTATTCACAGAAGAAGAAAAAAAGTTTTTAATGAAAAAACATCTGAATCAGAACGAGCTGATCCAGTACTCTTGGAAGTTGGAATGTATTTGGCTTCTGCTTTGGTCTGTAAATCTAATATCCGATATAGATGTTCCAGCCAATACGTGTAGTGCTGAATATGTTTTTGAGACGGTTTTTCTTCATTCGAAAAAAGAGTTGCTTGATAAATCCTCTATAAAACCAACCAGTGATATATTAGATAGCCTTGATTTTATTTATAGAGCACATTGGGCGGTACGGGATGCCCAAATAAATCATTTGGAAGTTCCATCATCTCTAGATGAAGGCGTTGTATATGAAAGACACTACACTCTTAATTGGCTAGTAAATTATATGGATCAAGAATGGGAAGAAATAAGTACAGATACATAA